A window of Agrobacterium vitis genomic DNA:
GCGACCATTCTTGCCTTCGTCAATCCGGGCGACCGGATCGTCACCGTCCGCCATGTCTATAGCGATGCGTTCCGGTTTTTCGAAAAAGTGCTGAAGCGCTTCGGCGTTCTCGTCGATTATATCGACGGCACGGATACCGAAAGCCTGATTGCCGCCCTGCCGGGAGCAAAACTCGCCTATCTCGAAAGCCCGACCTCTATGGTGTTCGAGCTTCAGGATCTGGTCGTGGTTGGCGCTGCGGCGCGCCGTCATGGTGTGTTGACCATTGTCGATAATTCCTGGGCAACACCGCTCTTTCAGAAACCGATTGCCGCAGGCATCGATCTTGTCATCCATGCCGCCTCGAAATATCTGGGCGGCCAGAGCGATACGGTCGCCGGTCTCGTCACCGGATCGAAGCAGCATATCGCCCGGATCAACGGCGAAATCTTTCCCTATACCGGTGCCAAGCTTTCGCCCTTCGAGGCCTGGCTGGTGCTGCGCAATCTGGAAACGCTGCCATTCCGCATGCGCCACCATCATGAAGCAGGTCTCGAAATCGCCCATTGGTTGAACGCCAGCCAAGCCGTAGGACGGGTCATGCACCCGGTCTTCAGCGATCATCCGGGCCGCAACACATTGACGGGCTTTGGCGGATTGTTTTCCTTCGAAGTGACCGATGACATCGATGTCGCGGCGTTTGTCGATGCCTTGCAACTGGTGCGGATCGG
This region includes:
- a CDS encoding PLP-dependent transferase, whose product is MNETPRFDPAAKTIPVPPPAGFTGHDPFDAAVPPIYQTSLFLFDSYAELEDVFAGRSHKPIYSRGDNPTVQILENRIAEMEGAEAARAFSSGMGAIAATILAFVNPGDRIVTVRHVYSDAFRFFEKVLKRFGVLVDYIDGTDTESLIAALPGAKLAYLESPTSMVFELQDLVVVGAAARRHGVLTIVDNSWATPLFQKPIAAGIDLVIHAASKYLGGQSDTVAGLVTGSKQHIARINGEIFPYTGAKLSPFEAWLVLRNLETLPFRMRHHHEAGLEIAHWLNASQAVGRVMHPVFSDHPGRNTLTGFGGLFSFEVTDDIDVAAFVDALQLVRIGVSWGGPESLVVPAKAALSISPETNVFARFGVSDRTIRLNVGLHEAKAIIADLEQALAQAVR